From a region of the Paenibacillus sp. FSL R10-2734 genome:
- a CDS encoding ABC transporter substrate-binding protein — MNKVRQSFALVCVLFLMSTLLLACGSSKEQSSANSTTNATGNSSAATAVPSTEPTNSSTDEAAATTRSYTDYIGHTVEIPVNPKRVIYSGETYGDLLALGVQAVGYPLSMGEGQVFEDQLQGVEDVGFPINLEKTLELQPDLIIYAGTDEADFEQLSKIAPTIIFDTFAPLKERMLDIGGILGKTTEAEAWLAKYKTSEDAMWEQLKSAGIKEGETASVFTYYPGDRLFVMAATGLSQVLYGENGFKPTPAIQKVLDEGMGFQEVSMEVLKEYAGDRIFILTPVADEAKKSTDTLLKSPIWKGLPAVKNGYVYTQDIMKTSSDATTREWLLGEIPQLLNMK; from the coding sequence ATGAACAAGGTACGACAATCCTTCGCTCTGGTATGTGTACTATTTTTGATGAGTACTTTGCTACTAGCGTGCGGAAGCTCAAAGGAACAATCATCTGCCAATAGTACGACCAACGCAACCGGAAACTCTTCTGCTGCAACCGCGGTTCCTTCAACAGAACCCACCAATAGCAGTACAGATGAAGCTGCTGCGACTACTCGCTCCTATACGGATTACATAGGCCACACTGTAGAAATTCCTGTTAACCCTAAGCGCGTGATTTATTCAGGAGAAACCTATGGCGATCTGCTCGCACTTGGTGTGCAGGCTGTAGGTTATCCTCTTTCTATGGGCGAAGGCCAGGTTTTTGAAGATCAGTTGCAAGGTGTCGAAGATGTAGGCTTTCCTATCAACCTAGAAAAGACATTGGAGCTTCAGCCTGATTTGATTATCTATGCAGGAACAGACGAAGCTGATTTCGAGCAGCTGTCCAAAATTGCACCAACGATAATATTCGATACCTTTGCCCCGCTAAAAGAACGGATGCTAGATATTGGTGGTATTCTTGGTAAAACGACCGAAGCAGAGGCATGGCTTGCTAAGTATAAAACGAGTGAAGATGCCATGTGGGAACAGTTGAAGTCAGCAGGCATAAAAGAGGGAGAAACGGCTTCGGTCTTCACTTATTATCCTGGAGACAGATTGTTTGTGATGGCGGCAACCGGACTTTCACAGGTACTCTATGGAGAGAACGGATTCAAACCGACGCCTGCGATCCAGAAGGTACTTGACGAAGGCATGGGGTTCCAGGAAGTATCTATGGAAGTGCTTAAAGAATATGCCGGAGACCGGATTTTCATCCTGACTCCTGTGGCCGATGAAGCTAAGAAATCCACAGACACTCTATTAAAGAGTCCAATCTGGAAAGGCCTTCCTGCTGTCAAGAACGGATATGTCTATACACAAGACATTATGAAGACCTCAAGTGATGCAACAACAAGAGAATGGCTGCTTGGTGAAATCCCTCAGCTTTTGAATATGAAATAA
- a CDS encoding ABC transporter substrate-binding protein, which translates to MSTSVDMLLIFIYNELIDNHSHQMNGGFFLLQTLPFATPLRSLLFQLNDAGLTVQPAGFCSESHTTDFYSLLIFTGGSGQLILNDQTIILATDTCYLLSPGTSYSTDNQEMTLYYYLFTFTAINTAEFPKYCSEELLPGRQELIVHPFTKVIRLAEELLMDKNNADDVQLFKRQLKFQELLLLLFEHNYPSEQVPSPADSVEKTVQYMQEHYTESITVKQLAELAGVTLWQYTPIFQKLTGKKPLDYLTELRINHSKRFLLESAEPLREIARLVGFSDEYYFSRRFRQKTGITPGQYAHQQGRKLTVKDWTGHEVDIPERPRRIVYHGETLGDLLALGVKPIGGDEAFARNSVYKHRLKKLSNVGFPLDAQLTASLNPDLIIIANADERAYGAVAGIAPTLTFDSFAPLEHRMRTLGSWLGKQHEAEAWLDSFTAKNAAMWQQLYTDTLLPGETASALFYDHGDHLYAMGMSGLSTALYAPCGLQPTEVIKGILDEGLGFAEVDPERLHAYTGDYIFMLIPERKDSRVAMERLLQSSLWNSLPAVRQGHVYLLDGNKWNSSDALTREKLLTLLPKLLGGSIVSSGN; encoded by the coding sequence ATGTCAACATCTGTTGATATGCTTCTTATTTTTATATACAATGAATTAATTGATAATCATTCTCACCAGATGAACGGAGGCTTCTTCTTGCTGCAAACATTACCCTTCGCTACCCCACTCCGCTCGTTGCTGTTTCAGCTGAACGATGCGGGACTAACTGTTCAACCAGCAGGCTTTTGCTCAGAGTCTCATACTACTGACTTTTATAGTCTTCTAATATTCACAGGTGGTAGCGGACAGCTGATCCTTAACGATCAAACCATTATACTGGCCACAGATACTTGTTATCTGCTATCTCCCGGAACTTCCTATAGTACGGACAATCAGGAGATGACACTTTATTATTATCTCTTCACTTTTACAGCTATTAATACAGCCGAGTTTCCCAAATATTGTTCAGAGGAGCTCCTTCCGGGCAGGCAGGAACTAATTGTCCACCCGTTCACTAAGGTAATCCGCCTTGCAGAAGAACTGCTTATGGACAAAAATAATGCCGATGATGTGCAGCTATTTAAGCGGCAGTTGAAATTTCAAGAATTGCTGCTCTTACTCTTTGAGCATAATTATCCTTCCGAGCAGGTGCCAAGTCCCGCGGATTCCGTGGAAAAGACCGTCCAATATATGCAAGAACACTATACGGAGAGTATCACCGTTAAGCAACTAGCTGAGCTCGCGGGTGTAACGCTCTGGCAGTATACTCCGATCTTTCAAAAGCTTACCGGCAAAAAACCACTCGATTATCTGACTGAACTCCGCATCAATCATTCGAAGCGTTTCCTGCTGGAATCCGCTGAACCGCTGCGTGAGATTGCTCGGCTAGTTGGCTTCTCCGATGAATATTATTTCAGTCGCCGCTTTCGCCAAAAAACCGGAATTACTCCCGGACAATATGCACATCAGCAAGGTCGGAAGCTTACTGTAAAAGATTGGACTGGCCATGAGGTGGATATTCCTGAGCGGCCTAGGCGCATTGTATACCATGGTGAGACGCTTGGCGACCTTCTCGCATTAGGTGTAAAGCCTATCGGAGGAGATGAAGCCTTTGCACGGAACAGTGTCTATAAACATAGGCTTAAGAAGCTCTCTAACGTGGGCTTTCCACTGGACGCTCAGCTTACCGCTTCGTTAAATCCTGACCTGATTATTATAGCTAACGCGGATGAAAGAGCCTATGGAGCAGTCGCCGGCATCGCCCCGACACTTACCTTTGATTCATTCGCTCCGCTTGAACACCGTATGCGGACACTAGGAAGCTGGCTAGGTAAACAGCACGAAGCAGAAGCATGGCTTGATTCATTCACAGCAAAAAACGCTGCCATGTGGCAACAGCTTTACACGGATACACTCCTACCTGGAGAAACAGCCTCCGCTTTGTTCTATGACCACGGAGATCACCTATACGCTATGGGAATGTCCGGATTGTCCACTGCTCTCTACGCGCCTTGCGGTTTACAGCCTACCGAAGTGATTAAAGGCATTCTCGATGAAGGGCTAGGATTCGCCGAGGTTGATCCAGAAAGGTTACATGCATATACTGGAGACTATATTTTCATGCTCATACCGGAACGCAAAGATTCACGAGTTGCAATGGAGCGACTATTGCAAAGTTCGCTATGGAACAGTCTACCGGCAGTGCGTCAGGGGCATGTTTATCTGCTCGACGGAAACAAATGGAACTCAAGTGATGCGTTAACCCGTGAGAAGCTACTAACGCTACTGCCTAAACTGCTCGGAGGAAGTATCGTTAGCAGCGGAAACTGA
- a CDS encoding AraC family transcriptional regulator — MESKIIFCQTEDTIMLPLYATTIGFWEHQGDTERPTGFPDYQMHQIHEGKGELVIHEQRYLVGAGDVFFLFPNIKHSYAPISSKWKLSWISFNGREAGQMLLYAGIRESGPARLKEDKWLNPLKEMLSLSDSNELETNLERSKQLYALLLDLKSNLVSPLNEALELERIKPVLRHIESNLHRALPLKELAEVIAVSPQYLCRLFQKTIHDRPVTFINKQRINLSKQLMFNERDKKMYEIAQLVGFENASYFCLVFKRLTGMSPEQFKQLHGLD, encoded by the coding sequence ATGGAGAGCAAGATAATCTTTTGCCAAACGGAAGATACAATCATGCTGCCGCTGTATGCTACAACGATAGGATTTTGGGAGCATCAGGGAGACACGGAACGACCTACTGGATTTCCGGATTATCAAATGCATCAGATTCACGAAGGCAAGGGTGAGCTGGTCATTCATGAGCAACGATATCTAGTCGGAGCAGGGGATGTCTTCTTTTTGTTTCCGAATATTAAACATTCGTATGCACCAATCAGTAGTAAATGGAAGCTGTCATGGATTTCATTCAATGGTAGAGAGGCCGGTCAAATGCTGCTATACGCAGGAATCCGTGAATCAGGACCTGCAAGATTGAAGGAGGATAAGTGGCTAAATCCTTTAAAGGAAATGCTCAGCTTGTCAGACAGCAATGAACTGGAGACGAATCTGGAACGATCCAAACAACTATATGCGCTGCTACTGGATTTAAAAAGCAACCTAGTCTCTCCTTTAAATGAGGCTCTTGAACTGGAGCGAATTAAACCGGTGCTTCGTCATATAGAGAGTAATCTTCATAGGGCGCTCCCCTTAAAGGAACTTGCGGAGGTTATTGCGGTGTCGCCGCAGTATTTATGTAGGCTTTTTCAAAAAACAATTCATGATCGACCTGTAACCTTTATCAACAAGCAACGTATCAACTTGAGTAAACAACTAATGTTTAATGAACGTGATAAAAAAATGTATGAAATTGCTCAGTTAGTAGGTTTCGAAAATGCCAGCTACTTTTGTTTAGTATTTAAGCGGTTGACCGGCATGAGTCCTGAGCAATTTAAACAGCTACATGGTTTGGACTAG
- a CDS encoding mannitol-1-phosphate 5-dehydrogenase — protein sequence MRAVHFGAGNIGRGFIGPILSDSGYNVCFVGRNKSKIAQLQKRGQYPIILANKNRDSFIVDNVTAINLNDTEDVTKAIAEAEIVTTAVGLSALNDIAGTIAQGIERRLINNMDLNPLHIIACENGIGSSQKLKKSVYRHMKQSFKALADRNVAFPNAMVDRIVPVQKNSDSLEILVEPFSEWVIPRSGMIGNYNEIKGVHYVDSLAPYLERKLYTVNTGHCSAAYFGYLEGYTSIQEAMSDSTIRARVRGVLKETGALLVHLYGFEPLEHARYIEKMMERFTNPNFNDKITRVARSPLRKLSPNDRLVKPTMLAYELGFETSHLVSAIASALYFDYEKDPEALQLQADIRNLGLSDVIALQLKIPTKHPLHGRIISEYNIMCMKYPHLSGKTVSKEQ from the coding sequence TTGAGAGCCGTACATTTTGGAGCGGGCAATATTGGCAGAGGCTTTATTGGACCTATATTGTCGGACTCCGGTTACAACGTTTGTTTCGTCGGAAGAAATAAGAGCAAAATTGCTCAACTGCAAAAACGAGGACAATATCCCATCATCTTGGCTAACAAGAATCGGGACAGCTTTATCGTTGATAATGTTACTGCGATCAATTTGAATGATACTGAAGACGTTACTAAAGCTATAGCAGAGGCTGAAATTGTGACTACTGCAGTTGGGCTATCTGCTTTAAACGATATTGCTGGGACCATCGCACAGGGAATCGAACGAAGGCTCATAAATAATATGGATCTCAACCCTCTTCATATCATCGCCTGTGAGAATGGGATTGGAAGCAGTCAGAAGTTGAAAAAATCTGTATATCGGCATATGAAGCAATCCTTCAAGGCGCTTGCGGACCGCAATGTCGCTTTTCCCAATGCGATGGTTGACCGGATCGTACCTGTGCAGAAAAATTCAGATTCGCTTGAAATCCTCGTTGAACCCTTTAGTGAGTGGGTAATTCCCCGTAGTGGAATGATTGGTAATTACAACGAAATCAAAGGCGTCCACTATGTGGATTCGCTGGCACCATACCTCGAACGGAAGCTTTATACTGTGAATACTGGCCATTGCAGTGCAGCCTATTTTGGATATCTGGAAGGTTATACTAGCATACAGGAAGCGATGTCTGATTCTACAATTAGAGCTCGTGTTCGTGGGGTGCTTAAGGAAACAGGGGCCTTACTGGTGCATTTGTATGGCTTCGAGCCCCTAGAACATGCAAGATATATAGAAAAGATGATGGAACGATTCACTAACCCCAATTTTAACGATAAAATCACACGTGTCGCCCGATCCCCCCTTCGCAAGCTTTCACCTAATGATCGACTCGTAAAACCAACAATGCTCGCCTATGAGCTTGGCTTTGAGACTTCGCATCTTGTCTCGGCTATAGCTTCAGCGCTTTATTTTGATTATGAAAAAGATCCAGAAGCTTTACAGCTTCAGGCGGACATCCGAAACCTCGGACTTAGTGATGTCATTGCGCTGCAACTAAAAATCCCCACCAAACATCCGCTTCACGGTCGTATTATATCGGAATACAACATCATGTGCATGAAATACCCCCATTTGTCTGGCAAAACAGTATCCAAGGAACAGTAG
- a CDS encoding HAD family hydrolase encodes MIKGIIFDFDGTIIDTETAWYTAFNEAYAEYGVDLTLEQYSTCIGTSLNSFNPYEYLMTDLKLEIDKEEFSKAVKQRHSKLMELETIRPGIQHYLDSAKEAGLRIGLASSSSLEWVEKYLNQLEIRAYFECIRTADHVAKVKPDPELYNQTLACLGITPSEAIAIEDSPNGSKAAAAAGIRCIVTPNEITNFLEFDKQHHKIDNLSLLDFDHVVTQRCFV; translated from the coding sequence GTGATCAAAGGCATTATTTTTGATTTTGACGGAACGATTATCGACACGGAGACTGCTTGGTACACCGCATTTAACGAGGCTTATGCAGAATATGGAGTGGATTTGACGCTTGAACAGTATTCTACCTGCATCGGAACGAGTTTGAACAGCTTTAATCCCTATGAATATTTGATGACTGATCTTAAGCTCGAAATTGACAAAGAAGAGTTCAGTAAGGCTGTTAAACAGAGACATAGCAAACTTATGGAGCTTGAAACAATTCGACCAGGGATTCAACATTATCTAGATTCCGCCAAAGAAGCTGGACTACGGATAGGGCTAGCCTCAAGTTCTTCACTGGAATGGGTGGAAAAATATCTAAACCAACTAGAAATTCGTGCGTATTTCGAATGTATTCGGACTGCTGACCATGTGGCAAAAGTGAAGCCAGATCCGGAGCTATACAACCAAACGTTAGCTTGTCTTGGAATTACCCCAAGTGAGGCGATTGCAATCGAGGATTCACCAAATGGATCGAAGGCAGCAGCAGCAGCAGGTATTCGCTGTATTGTGACTCCTAACGAAATTACTAATTTCCTTGAATTCGATAAACAGCACCATAAAATAGACAATTTAAGTCTTCTTGATTTTGATCATGTAGTTACTCAACGATGCTTCGTATAG
- a CDS encoding glycoside hydrolase family 2 TIM barrel-domain containing protein, with protein MRAKFVYQPPANGYPEWNNNPEIFEQNRLDAHASMIPYSDLSQALMGDKETSPYYKTLNGIWKFSFSETPDLRVVDFYEADFDCSTWATIPVPSHWQFHGYDYPQYTNVRYPWAESEPDLKPPFAPTKYNPVGSYIRTFTVPESWNGQPVYLSFQGVESAFYVWVNGERVGYCEDTFTPSEFDITPYLMAGDNKLAVEVYRWCDASWLEDQDFWRLSGIFREVYLYTTPSVHIADFFVRTELDEDFVHADLTVDIKLENYFNQKPTPYTLQMQLYNKENQPVWEAPISTVSSFDQEEVQHFKLSEHVEQPYKWSAETPYLYTLVLTINDDKGITQETVSCKVGFRTFEIKDGLMKINGKRIVFKGVNRHEFSCDTGRALSKADMIQDIKLMKTHNINAVRTSHYPNQSVWYELCDEYGLYVIDETNLETHGTWQYGQQGLHEGNVPGSKPEWRANVIDRCNSMMQRDKNHPSVIIWSLGNESYGGDNFIAMHDYLREADPTRPVHYEGIFHCRESEAASDIESTMYAKPHEVEKYALSNPQKPYIICEYSHAMGNSCGGLHLYTDMFDKYEIFQGAFIWDWVDQAIRTKTNEGIEYLAYGGDFGESPNDGNFSGNGLLFADRSVTPKLFEVKKCYQNIKVTALNIREGLFQIRNNFLFTNIEKYDLKWEVTLDGVTAQEGNLQISAAPGEIIECTVPFKLDSHNDNHEAVLNLSFIQRSATSWADANHEIAWEQFILSPRIVTVAPKTTDGTLNVQEHEEALTVQGGNFTLTFNTTTGELSSYHSSGKEHLLEPVRPNFWRAVTDNDLGNGLPKRCAVWKQAATDRSLVSMTYRTEGNLCFVSTTYLLPTNPDSTLLVQFEIRPDGSLEILQELNPGSSDLPEIPEFGMMFVLDGSLDTLSWYGRGPHENYWDRQTGAPLGRYTGKVSDQFIPYLRPQECGNKTDVRFASITNGNDGSGLYFESAIPMEINALPWKPEELEASDHVYKLPASDKSVLRVNYKQMGVGGDDSWGAQTHEEFTLLANRPYSFRFTLSSL; from the coding sequence ATGCGAGCAAAATTTGTTTACCAGCCTCCTGCAAACGGTTATCCCGAATGGAATAACAACCCGGAAATTTTTGAACAGAATCGATTGGATGCTCACGCCTCCATGATCCCTTATAGCGATTTATCGCAAGCCTTAATGGGAGATAAAGAAACCTCGCCATACTACAAGACGCTTAACGGTATTTGGAAGTTCTCCTTTTCCGAAACACCAGATCTACGGGTCGTGGATTTCTATGAGGCTGATTTCGATTGCAGCACCTGGGCTACGATTCCTGTACCCTCTCACTGGCAATTCCATGGCTATGATTATCCGCAATATACTAATGTGAGATATCCTTGGGCAGAATCTGAACCCGATCTCAAACCACCCTTTGCTCCGACAAAATATAATCCAGTAGGCTCGTACATACGAACCTTTACTGTACCTGAGTCCTGGAACGGGCAGCCTGTATACCTCAGCTTTCAGGGTGTTGAATCCGCTTTCTATGTATGGGTTAACGGCGAGCGGGTCGGTTACTGTGAAGACACCTTTACACCTTCGGAATTCGATATTACCCCATATTTAATGGCTGGTGACAATAAACTAGCTGTCGAGGTCTATCGTTGGTGTGATGCCAGTTGGTTGGAGGATCAAGATTTTTGGCGTCTTAGCGGTATTTTCCGAGAGGTCTATCTGTACACCACTCCTTCCGTTCATATTGCTGATTTTTTCGTCCGAACCGAGCTAGATGAAGATTTCGTACATGCGGATTTAACTGTAGACATCAAATTGGAGAATTATTTTAATCAGAAGCCAACCCCCTACACACTCCAAATGCAGCTTTATAATAAAGAGAATCAGCCTGTATGGGAGGCTCCAATATCTACTGTTTCATCCTTTGATCAAGAAGAGGTTCAGCATTTCAAGCTTTCTGAGCATGTTGAACAGCCCTATAAATGGAGTGCTGAGACACCGTATCTGTACACATTGGTTCTCACCATAAATGACGACAAAGGAATTACGCAGGAGACAGTCAGCTGTAAGGTTGGATTCCGCACCTTTGAGATCAAAGACGGACTTATGAAGATTAACGGCAAAAGAATCGTATTTAAAGGTGTTAACCGGCATGAGTTCTCTTGCGACACAGGACGCGCGCTGTCCAAAGCCGATATGATCCAAGATATCAAACTTATGAAAACACACAATATTAATGCCGTTCGAACCTCCCATTACCCGAATCAGTCTGTTTGGTATGAGCTGTGCGATGAATACGGACTTTACGTAATTGATGAAACTAATCTGGAAACGCACGGCACTTGGCAGTATGGGCAACAAGGCTTGCATGAGGGAAATGTACCTGGAAGCAAACCGGAATGGCGGGCCAATGTAATCGACCGTTGTAATTCCATGATGCAAAGAGACAAGAACCATCCTTCAGTTATCATCTGGTCACTGGGAAATGAATCCTATGGCGGCGATAATTTCATCGCTATGCATGACTATCTCAGAGAAGCTGACCCAACCAGACCTGTTCATTATGAAGGTATCTTTCATTGCAGAGAGTCAGAAGCAGCTAGTGATATAGAGTCGACCATGTATGCTAAACCGCACGAGGTTGAAAAGTATGCGTTGAGCAATCCTCAAAAGCCTTATATCATCTGCGAATACAGTCATGCTATGGGGAACTCCTGTGGTGGACTACATTTATACACGGACATGTTTGACAAGTACGAAATTTTCCAAGGTGCATTCATTTGGGATTGGGTGGATCAGGCCATCCGCACCAAAACGAATGAGGGTATAGAGTATCTTGCTTATGGCGGTGACTTTGGCGAGTCGCCTAATGATGGCAACTTTAGCGGTAACGGATTACTTTTTGCCGATCGTTCAGTAACTCCAAAGCTATTTGAGGTCAAAAAATGCTATCAAAATATTAAAGTAACTGCCTTAAATATCCGTGAAGGTCTCTTCCAGATTCGCAATAACTTTTTATTTACGAACATAGAAAAATACGATCTTAAATGGGAGGTTACTTTAGATGGAGTAACCGCGCAGGAGGGCAATCTGCAAATCTCTGCTGCACCTGGAGAAATCATTGAATGTACTGTTCCATTTAAGCTGGATTCACATAACGACAATCACGAGGCTGTTCTGAATTTATCCTTTATTCAGCGTTCTGCGACATCTTGGGCAGATGCTAACCACGAGATCGCCTGGGAACAGTTCATTCTGTCACCTCGCATCGTGACAGTCGCTCCAAAGACAACGGATGGAACGTTAAATGTGCAGGAACATGAGGAAGCATTGACCGTACAGGGTGGGAATTTCACTCTGACCTTTAATACAACAACTGGCGAGCTAAGCTCTTACCATTCATCCGGTAAAGAACATCTGCTTGAGCCTGTAAGACCCAACTTCTGGAGAGCGGTCACGGATAATGATCTTGGCAATGGATTGCCAAAGCGCTGTGCAGTGTGGAAGCAAGCTGCCACTGACCGAAGCTTGGTGAGCATGACATACAGAACCGAAGGAAATCTCTGTTTCGTTTCCACCACTTACCTTCTACCTACGAATCCGGATTCCACACTTTTGGTTCAGTTTGAGATTCGCCCTGACGGATCTTTAGAGATCCTACAAGAATTGAATCCGGGTAGTAGCGATCTGCCAGAAATCCCTGAGTTTGGAATGATGTTCGTCCTTGATGGAAGCCTCGATACCCTCTCATGGTACGGCCGAGGACCACATGAGAATTACTGGGACAGACAGACCGGAGCACCACTTGGTCGTTATACTGGAAAAGTCAGTGACCAGTTCATCCCTTATCTCAGACCGCAGGAATGCGGCAATAAGACAGATGTGCGATTCGCTTCTATCACGAACGGCAACGATGGATCAGGACTCTATTTTGAAAGTGCCATCCCTATGGAGATTAATGCATTGCCTTGGAAGCCTGAGGAGCTGGAGGCGAGTGACCATGTTTATAAATTGCCTGCCTCAGACAAAAGCGTACTGAGAGTCAACTACAAGCAGATGGGTGTTGGCGGCGACGATAGCTGGGGCGCGCAGACACATGAAGAGTTCACTCTATTAGCTAATCGTCCATATTCCTTCCGTTTCACCTTATCTTCACTCTAA
- a CDS encoding alpha-L-arabinofuranosidase C-terminal domain-containing protein, with product MKTEGTLTIHTQKRGAKLGDLFGIFFEDLNHAADGGLYAELVQNRSFEFDPIDRADYHALMAWELVQRGDGKAVITVEDSEPLNDRNLHYVAIDIVAEGDGVGLMNLGFNSGIPVKEGESYKFSVYARRETSFDVPLTVTIESTYGTVLGKAEIAVHNSEWTRYEAVIKANATSTRCRLVIVTKGSGKVYLDMISLFPEKTFMNRPGGMREDISLLLADLKPKFMRFPGGCLVHDGSLNPDDRDSMYRWKNTIGDVAQRPARRNNWSYNQTLGLGYFEYFQFCEDIGAKPIPVLPGGYDPHHKRMVPLDELKPWVDDALDLIEFANGDSSSKWGSIRASLGHLEPFGLEYIGIGNEEVGAPFFERYPYFHQAIKEKYPEIKVINSSGPFSAGKEYERGWTSAKENKSDLVDEHYYCTPEWFLANHHRYDDFKADEPKVFLGEYASWGNTYYNALVEAAFMTGLQNNAHAIGLACYAPMLCNVDYINWKPDLIWFNNHEVYGTANYYVQKLFMNHQGDQLLELEASGFTLPEERRNEPIKGAISFGVDASAARFSEITLVNNLTGEVKAYSDLSAEISNLPDPAQNGTAERTLELGETDWEHYTLNFKATRTVGNKGFVFYFGKADDQNHLFWELGGWQNQDSIVASIINGRNSVLTHSMFTVETGVEYDLKLEVSGRHIRTFINGDLVNETEDKLPVIEPLYYTSSVEDSTGDIILKVVNVQEKSVSAEIVLEELAKEGLNIEVYELSGYHLEDENNFENKELVSPKYTSFTAVGSSFSYEFPKQSVIIFRIK from the coding sequence ATGAAGACAGAAGGAACTCTGACAATACATACACAGAAGCGTGGTGCAAAGCTAGGGGATTTATTCGGGATCTTCTTCGAGGATTTAAATCATGCGGCAGATGGTGGACTTTATGCTGAGCTAGTTCAGAACCGATCCTTTGAATTTGATCCGATTGATCGGGCAGATTATCATGCGTTAATGGCTTGGGAGCTCGTACAACGTGGGGATGGAAAGGCCGTAATCACCGTGGAAGACAGCGAGCCCTTGAATGATCGCAATTTGCATTATGTAGCCATTGATATTGTGGCTGAAGGTGACGGCGTTGGATTGATGAATCTGGGATTCAATAGTGGTATTCCGGTAAAAGAGGGCGAGAGTTATAAGTTCTCGGTGTATGCTCGTCGGGAGACAAGCTTTGACGTACCGCTTACCGTAACGATCGAAAGTACTTATGGTACTGTTTTAGGAAAAGCTGAAATAGCCGTTCACAACTCCGAATGGACCCGATATGAAGCAGTCATTAAGGCAAATGCTACGTCTACTAGGTGTCGTCTTGTAATCGTTACCAAAGGGAGCGGGAAAGTATATTTGGATATGATTTCTCTGTTTCCGGAGAAGACCTTTATGAACAGACCTGGGGGGATGCGTGAGGATATCTCGTTGCTTCTGGCTGACTTAAAGCCTAAGTTCATGCGTTTCCCGGGAGGTTGTCTGGTGCATGACGGTTCCTTGAACCCAGATGACAGAGACTCCATGTACAGATGGAAGAATACAATCGGGGATGTGGCGCAAAGACCAGCAAGACGGAATAACTGGTCTTATAATCAGACGCTTGGGTTAGGATACTTTGAATATTTTCAGTTCTGTGAGGATATTGGCGCCAAGCCGATCCCCGTCCTTCCGGGCGGTTACGATCCACATCATAAACGTATGGTTCCGTTGGACGAATTAAAGCCTTGGGTTGACGATGCGCTCGATTTGATCGAATTTGCTAATGGCGACAGCTCATCAAAATGGGGAAGTATCCGTGCAAGTCTCGGTCACCTTGAGCCTTTTGGTCTGGAGTATATCGGCATCGGTAATGAAGAGGTAGGTGCACCCTTTTTCGAGAGATATCCTTACTTTCATCAAGCGATTAAAGAGAAATATCCGGAAATCAAGGTCATTAATTCGAGTGGTCCATTCTCTGCCGGCAAGGAATATGAGCGGGGCTGGACATCAGCAAAAGAGAATAAGTCTGATCTCGTAGACGAGCATTATTACTGTACACCAGAATGGTTCCTAGCTAATCATCATCGTTATGATGACTTCAAAGCCGATGAACCGAAAGTATTCCTAGGCGAGTATGCCTCATGGGGCAATACCTATTATAATGCGCTGGTGGAAGCGGCGTTTATGACGGGGCTTCAGAACAATGCCCATGCGATTGGCTTGGCTTGTTATGCGCCTATGCTCTGCAATGTGGATTATATCAACTGGAAGCCGGATCTGATCTGGTTCAATAATCATGAAGTGTACGGGACTGCAAACTATTATGTGCAAAAGCTGTTCATGAACCATCAGGGTGATCAGCTACTGGAGCTAGAAGCAAGCGGGTTCACATTACCAGAGGAACGAAGAAATGAACCGATTAAGGGAGCAATCAGCTTTGGCGTGGATGCCTCTGCAGCTCGTTTCTCCGAGATCACATTGGTCAACAATCTTACGGGAGAAGTTAAGGCGTATTCTGACTTGTCAGCAGAAATATCGAATCTGCCAGACCCTGCTCAGAACGGAACGGCCGAACGAACACTGGAGCTCGGTGAGACGGATTGGGAGCACTATACCTTAAATTTTAAGGCGACAAGAACCGTAGGGAATAAAGGGTTTGTATTTTATTTTGGCAAAGCGGATGATCAGAATCATTTATTCTGGGAGTTAGGTGGCTGGCAGAATCAGGATTCCATTGTGGCCTCTATTATCAACGGAAGAAATTCTGTACTAACGCATTCTATGTTTACGGTTGAGACGGGCGTAGAATACGATCTAAAGCTAGAAGTATCAGGCAGACATATCCGTACTTTTATTAATGGAGACCTGGTAAATGAGACGGAGGATAAACTTCCGGTCATCGAACCGCTGTATTACACATCGAGTGTGGAGGATTCGACAGGTGATATCATTCTCAAGGTAGTAAACGTACAAGAGAAGAGTGTTTCTGCAGAGATTGTATTAGAAGAATTGGCAAAAGAGGGCCTGAACATCGAAGTATATGAATTGTCGGGATACCATCTTGAGGACGAAAACAACTTTGAGAACAAAGAGCTTGTCTCCCCTAAATATACAAGCTTTACGGCAGTGGGTAGCAGCTTTTCTTATGAATTTCCGAAGCAATCCGTAATTATATTTAGAATAAAATAA